The following coding sequences are from one Megamonas funiformis window:
- the tatA gene encoding twin-arginine translocase TatA/TatE family subunit codes for MFGIGFPELILILIIGLVVFGPGKLPEIGRAVGKGLQEFKKATSELSNSVNNTTNNVSITPTPPNPANPEQPAVAPVFMQETATEKNTTTAKTETTTPKTPVEPEKTTK; via the coding sequence ATGTTTGGTATTGGTTTTCCTGAACTTATCCTTATTTTAATCATTGGTCTTGTAGTATTTGGTCCTGGCAAATTGCCTGAAATTGGTCGTGCTGTAGGTAAAGGCTTACAAGAATTTAAAAAAGCCACTTCTGAATTATCAAATTCCGTTAATAATACTACTAATAACGTTTCTATAACTCCTACACCACCTAATCCAGCTAACCCAGAACAACCAGCTGTAGCTCCTGTCTTCATGCAAGAAACTGCTACAGAAAAAAATACTACTACTGCAAAAACAGAAACAACAACACCTAAAACTCCAGTTGAACCTGAAAAAACTACTAAATAA
- a CDS encoding twin-arginine translocase TatA/TatE family subunit gives MYSIGIPELVLILVIALVVFGPGKLPEIGKAVGKSLREFRSASTEDNTKTIDAKNEDEKKDKK, from the coding sequence ATGTATAGTATTGGTATTCCTGAACTTGTATTAATCTTGGTTATCGCTTTAGTTGTATTTGGTCCTGGTAAATTGCCAGAAATCGGTAAAGCTGTAGGCAAAAGTCTTCGCGAATTCCGTTCTGCTTCTACAGAAGATAATACAAAAACTATTGATGCTAAAAATGAAGACGAAAAAAAAGATAAAAAGTGA
- the tatC gene encoding twin-arginine translocase subunit TatC, with protein sequence MSQDMNEHTSANTVTASTSENLPTTEVNEQTTTNNGSMSIIAHLTELRKRLIRSLIAIGIGSCVAYYFIEDIMHILTGPAGKLYYMQPAEAFFTYIKVAVFVGFLLALPIVLYQIWRFVLPALIGMERYLISVIVPISLILFLAGLAFSFFFVMPAGIKFLMGFSTEELQPMFSLKQYFDFVIAFLLPFGFIFEMPLAIILLAKVGIISSKFLAKQQRIVIFLTFVVGAIISPTPDVFSQSMIAIPMILLYEISYVIVRFAMKK encoded by the coding sequence ATGTCTCAAGATATGAACGAACATACTTCTGCTAATACTGTTACTGCTTCAACTTCAGAAAATTTACCAACAACTGAAGTTAACGAGCAGACAACTACAAATAATGGCAGTATGTCCATTATTGCTCACCTTACTGAGCTTAGAAAACGCCTTATTCGTTCACTAATCGCTATAGGTATTGGTAGCTGTGTTGCTTATTATTTTATTGAAGACATAATGCACATCTTAACAGGCCCTGCTGGAAAGCTTTATTATATGCAACCAGCAGAGGCATTTTTTACTTATATTAAAGTTGCTGTATTTGTCGGATTTTTACTTGCTCTACCTATAGTTTTATATCAAATATGGCGATTTGTTTTACCTGCCTTAATCGGTATGGAAAGATATTTAATCTCCGTTATTGTGCCTATTTCGCTAATTTTATTTTTAGCTGGTTTAGCCTTTTCCTTTTTCTTTGTCATGCCAGCTGGGATAAAATTCTTAATGGGCTTTAGCACTGAAGAACTTCAACCTATGTTTTCGCTAAAACAATATTTTGACTTTGTCATTGCCTTTTTATTGCCATTCGGCTTTATCTTTGAAATGCCTTTAGCCATTATATTATTAGCCAAAGTAGGTATTATTTCTTCAAAATTCTTAGCAAAACAACAACGCATTGTAATCTTTTTAACTTTTGTTGTTGGCGCTATTATTTCCCCAACACCAGATGTTTTTTCCCAATCTATGATTGCTATACCTATGATTTTACTTTATGAAATAAGTTATGTCATAGTTCGTTTTGCTATGAAAAAATAA